From the Campylobacter concisus genome, the window ATTTACATTATATAGACATTATGATTTAATCAATACTAATATGACTTTAATAAAATTTATTATCTATTGAATCGCTTATTTTTAGTACTAATTTGCATAAAAATTTAAATTTGAATTATTTCTTAATAAAATTATTTAAATTAAATAATTATATTAAGTAATGAGAAATCTTTAGCATTTAAGTAAAAGCCAAAAATTTATGCATTTAGTATATTTTTAGCTTAAAGCCATTGGTAATTTAAATTTGTTTAAATAGGCTATAATCCGCCAAAAAAAGGAGAGATAATGCTAACGCATTTAGATGAAAAAGATCGTCCAAAAATGGTCGATGTGAGCCCAAAAGATCCTACAAAAAGAGTAGCAACTGCTAGCGGGATCATCAAAATGAGCAAAGAGGCCTTTAAAGCGATAAAAGAAAATACTGGTAAAAAAGGCCCAGTCATCCAAACGGCCGTCGTTGCTGCGATAATGGGAGCAAAAAAGACAAGTGAGCTAATCCCGATGTGCCATCCACTAGCTATTTTAGGTGTGGATTGTGATATCGAGGAGCTGCCTGAAATTTGCGCTTTTAAGCTTTATGTGAGTGTAAAAATAGAGGGCAAAACAGGCGTTGAGATGGAGGCATTAACTGGCGTTAGCGTGGGGCTTTTAACGATTTATGATATGGTAAAAGCTATAGATAAAAGCATGGAAATAAGCAATATTGTATTAGAGAGTAAAACAGGAGGAAAAAGTGGCGAGTATATGCGATCTAAATAACAAAAAAGCAAAAATTGATTACCCAACGCATTGGGAATACAAAATAATATTTGATGCAGATGTCAATGTAGAAGAAAAGGTAAAAGAGATAGTAAAAGATAGAGAATTTAAGCTAGTTTTTTCAAAATTTAGCAAAGATAAAAAGTACGCAAGCTATGACTTAGCCGTACTAGTTTTGAGCGAAGAAGAGAGGCTAGAGATATTTTCAGCACTAAAACACGAAGCAAAATACGTTTTATAAGGTAAAAGATATGAATAATTTAGAACAAAATTTACATGATTATAAAAGTAGCGATGGCTTATTAATAAGTATAAAAGCTCTTTGCAATAACTTCTTTCAAGATGCTGCAAACAAAGATATAAATGCTTTGCCAGAAATTTTAAAGGCTAAAATGAATGGGCTTTATGACAAAATGAACAAAGAAGATCTCATAAACGCAAAAAATCTAAAAAGTGCCATGGAGGGAATAAATCAGGCCATTGTCGGCACTGAAGAAAAGGCGCTTTACGAGCTACTTGATAAAAAAGATGAGCTAAACCGTGCAATAGAAGCAAAACGTGAAGAGATAAAAAATAGGCTCAAAATTTCATTTGAAGCAGCTGAAGAGGTCATAAAAGATAGAAATTTTAGTGAAAAAGAGGAAATTTTAGAGCTTTTAAATAATGCGATCATTAGAGAAACAAGGCTTCTTGGTATCTTAAAAGAGAGCGCTCAGATTGCATTTTTGACAACTCTTGAAGGTGCAAAAGATGTCGAGGAAACAGCTGGTGCGATAGCTAAAAATATGACCTATGTTGCGATAATTGGAGGAGAGTTTAGCAAAGAGCGGATACTTGAAATTTCAAAAAATATCATCATAGCAGCAGCAAATTTAGCAGACGAGGGTCATATCTTTGCAAAAGAGTTGATAAGTGGAGCGATAAGTGGTACAAGAGATGGCATTTTAAGAGCCATAGAAAAGCTAAAAGATGAGGCGAAATTTGCTCCAGACGAGCTTAGGCTAAACTCACAACTACTAAATTTAAAAAATATTGATGAAGAATTTATATCCTTGCTTAGGGAGCTTGAAAAGGAATTTGAAGGTGTAGCAAGAAATGAAATCGAAAATGTGATAAATAGCGAGCTAGATACAAACCTAGCAAAATTTAAACGCATTAGCGATCAAGCAAGAGAGCAGATTATTTCAAGGATAGAAGAGCTAAAGTCAAACGGCATGGCAAAGCTTATGAGTGAGGCAAATAATAAATTTGAAGCCCTAAAACAAGAGCTAAATGACAAGAGTAAAAAGCTAAAGCTAAATTTTGATACAAACGATAAAATCGAAGAGATCAAACAAGAGATCGCTAATCTTGAGAAAAAAGCTAATGAAAAATTTGAAGACATCAAACAAATAGACATCAAATCAGAAGCCAAGAAATTTGGAGATAGGGCTTACCAAGCTGCAAAAGATCTGTTAAATGTTATTAAAAAAGATAAAAAAGAGGATTAAATTACTAAGCCTATCTTGAAATTTTTCCTGAAAGATATTCGCAATATATATTCTTACCAAGTGTGAAAATTTCTCCACACTTGGCTTTTACTTTTTAAAGCTTCAAAATCACAAAAATAGATAAAGCAAAAATGCTCCCAAAATCAAGCGGTAGATGACAAAAGGCAGCATCCTGATCCTTGAGATGATCCCCATAAATAGCTTAACGCAAAGATAAGCACTAACAGCACTTATGATAACGCCAAGGGCGATGTCACTCCAAGGAAGCGCATTTGGATCTTTTATGAGCTTGATGCTCTCAAGTCCGCCGGCTAAGATGATGACTGGGATCGACATCAAAAATGAGAAATTCGCACTTCCCTTGTGGCTAAAACCTAAAAATAAGGCTGCCGTCATCGTTATACCTGATCTTGAGACGCCAGGGATGAGCGCCACAGCTTGAGCAAGGCCGATAATAAGTGCAAATTTTATGGTCATTTCGTATTCGCTTTTGTTTGTTGAGCGAAGATCAGCAAAGTAAAGTGCGATGCCAAAGATGATCGTAGTAATAGCGATCACAACGCCGCTTCTTGCGTATTCTTCGATAATATT encodes:
- a CDS encoding undecaprenyl-diphosphate phosphatase, translating into MEISHVIVLALVQGISEFLPISSSAHLILVPKLLGWPDQGLAFDVAVHVGTLSAILFYFKDTIFKLLRDFFASIAQRKMVGDSLLVWCVGFATIPVGIFGLLFNNIIEEYARSGVVIAITTIIFGIALYFADLRSTNKSEYEMTIKFALIIGLAQAVALIPGVSRSGITMTAALFLGFSHKGSANFSFLMSIPVIILAGGLESIKLIKDPNALPWSDIALGVIISAVSAYLCVKLFMGIISRIRMLPFVIYRLILGAFLLYLFL
- the moaC gene encoding cyclic pyranopterin monophosphate synthase MoaC yields the protein MMLTHLDEKDRPKMVDVSPKDPTKRVATASGIIKMSKEAFKAIKENTGKKGPVIQTAVVAAIMGAKKTSELIPMCHPLAILGVDCDIEELPEICAFKLYVSVKIEGKTGVEMEALTGVSVGLLTIYDMVKAIDKSMEISNIVLESKTGGKSGEYMRSK
- a CDS encoding DUF493 domain-containing protein, yielding MASICDLNNKKAKIDYPTHWEYKIIFDADVNVEEKVKEIVKDREFKLVFSKFSKDKKYASYDLAVLVLSEEERLEIFSALKHEAKYVL